A segment of the Mangrovimonas sp. YM274 genome:
TTTTGAAAGTGATCATCAGGAAGGGTTAAAGGCCATTCCACAGTTACATGTATTCCATGAGATGCAATTTTTTCAATTTGGAATTTTTTCTGAGTGGCTGCTAAATCAGATTCCATATTTCTAATTCCACGAAGTAATCTCGTAGAATCAACACTTTCATAACTCTCAAGTAAAAATTTATCTCTTTTTATTATTGAGTCTAAACTTTGTATACGTGCTTCGGTTGTTCTAATAAATGATTGAGAAATGTTTTCATTGTGTTTTGTAAAATCCAGATTTAGTTTTTCTTCCATGCACCCCAAGAATGAATTTATTTGACTTTTGCTTATATATATGCCAATGATCTTTTTGGTAGCTTGTATCTCTCGCAAATAATCCTTAAAATTCATCTGTTCAGATTCATCATTTGATAAACATTGATTTATCTGACTCGCTACTTTTCTTTGCATGGAACGATAGGTTGAGTCATGTTTTTCTCGCTTTAATTTTTGCTTTTGAAATTTTGCATGATACGATGTTGTTAAGTTGTTGATTGTATCAATGGAAGTATAATTTTCGCGTAAATCCTTTGATAAAAAACTACGAAAATGAATAAAGTCTGATGAATGACCGGCTGCTGCAATAACCAGTATAAAAAGTATCACTTTTAACATACGAACCCTACCTTAAGCTCTTTCCTGATGATTTAAGTTGCATTGAAAGTTATCAATTGAAGTCAAATTAGTATAGCATTCTGTAAAAAAATGAAATTTTGCTCATTAAACTTACTTAGAGTTCAATTGAGTAGTAAGGATCATAGTTGCCAGATTTTTAGATATCGAGTGAAAACTATGAAAGTTTACTGTACCAAATCTACCGTTAACACCACCTAAAATTAAGCTCGCAGCCAAGGCTGCGGCCTAATTTTAGCCGACAACGTTGTGTACCATGCCAAAAATGAAAGAGAAATTTAAACCAAAGCTGATTTTATTAGAATGTTTTGCTCTATTTTTTGTTATAAATGGAATTAATCGATTCTATGTGGCCTATCACGGAGAAAAATTTGATGCTCTTATAGTTAATGACTCAAAGAAATTTGAATCATTAACCGACATGAGTGTAGGCGAACTTTACGCTTACTACATTTACTGGACTCTAGCTACCCTATTAATAGGCACTTTAACTATTGGACTAATAAATTGGAAAAACAAAATTGGTAAAACTAACTCTATACCTGTTATCATTATGACTTTTGGCCTTTCAGCAACTGGCATTTATACAACAAGTATAATAAATAGATATCTGAATTATTTTTGTGAAATATTTGGTAAAGGATACGGAAAGTCCTTTTTAATTGGCGGTTTCATTATATTATTAATTGGTATTTATATCCTGTGGAAAACCCTTGATAAATACAAAAAACACGGTACACAACACAGTGTATAATTCATTGCTTCCGATTTTCCTCTCGGAAAATCCTCGCAACTTTGCTATCTTAGTTTCTTAACACGAAAATCCTGCGGATTTTCACGCAACGAAACTATACACAAACCGTTGCCAACAATTGAAACCAACACAAATAACAACATGAAAAAACTGATTTTAGGATTAATAATCACATTTACGATTAACATTTCATTCGGACAAACTGAAAAATTTGATTATTGCAATTGCCAAGACCAAATCGACCAAATTACGCCTGTTTTAAATGGAAATTTTGAACGAAAGTGTAATGGTATACTGATTGAAAAAGGAAAATTTGTAAACGGATTAAAAAATGGAGAGTGGAAAACTTATAACAGAAAAGGAACACTGATTCGTAAACTAAATTATGAAAATGGAATTCTTAGTGGAAAAGTTGAGTTATTTTATGTTAATGGAAAACAAAAATTAGCTGGACAGTTTGAAAAAGGAAATAAAGAAGGAAAAGGAGCTATTACACCAAGAAAGGAAAGGTTCTTTCCGAAGGTACCTTTAATAATAATAAACCTATTGATATATGGACAATAAATGATAAAAAAGGTAAAAAGCCTGTTGTGCAATATGATTTTAATACTAAAAAATACCTAGTTGACAATCCTGCCCCATTTCATGAAGATGGTGATATCATTCAAAATGAAAACACAGAAGAATGGTACATTTTAAAATCACCTGATTTAAAATACTCATCAAAATCAGAACCATTAGGTGGATATGAATTTGCGAATTTTATGTTCATTGAACTTGTTGAAGTTCCAGAGAACTTTTGGGACACTTACCTATATCAAAATTACAAAGTGTCTTATAAAATCACTCCTGAAAGTGAATTAACATTTGACAGTCAATTATGCCAAGGTGGCTCTCCTAATGACAATTTAGAATTAACTTTTTTAATTATAACAAATCCAACACCAAAAATTAAAAAGATTAACCACTCTAATCTACAAATTAAACTTCTAGATTATAAAATCAAAGAAGCTTTGAGTTTAATGCCTCCTTGGGTTTACAATGGGCAATCTGATGTAAATCTATATATTCATTATGTAATTAATGAAAATATGCACAAGTAAAAGAAACAACTGTTGGCAACACCGTGTATAATTCATTGCTTCCGATTTTCCTCACGGAAAATCCTCGCAACTTTACTATCTTAGTTTCTTAACCCGAAAATCCTGCGGATTTTCACGCAACGAAACTATACACAAACCGTTGTGTACCATATTGACCCGTCCGGAAATAAGGCTACATAATTTTAATAATTATGTACAAAAATGACAAAGTAATTAGACGCTACAGCGAATCGTTTAAATTGAAAATTTTAGACGAACTTACCACCGGAAAACTCAACAAGAACCAATTAGGAAAACTTTACGGAATAAACCCTACAACCATTAACGAATGGATCAGGAAATATGAGCGTAAAGACCTAATGAACACACGTGTTAAAGTGGAAACAAAAGACGAAATAACTAGAATCAAAGAGCTACAAAAGGAAATTGAACAGCTAAAAAAACTACTGCTCAAAAAGGATCTTGATGCAATGGTATTGGACTCTTATCTAGAAGTGGCTGCTGAGAAACTGGGCTACAAAAACGTGATAGAACTCAAAAAAAAACTAAATACCAAGCCTTAATCAGAGCTAAAACAAAGAGTGAAGGATTTGCTTCGTTAACTACTGTTTGTGCCTGTTTCGGACTCAAAAGGGATGCGTATTATAAATACCATACCAGAGAAACAGAACGTCTGAAACTAGAAAAACGGATCATAGAAATTGTAAAAAAACGTCGCAAATCCTTACCTAGAGAAGGTGTTCGAAAAATGATTAAATCATTGGATGTAGAGTTTACCAAAGCCAATATCAAAGTGGGAAGAGATACGCTTTTAAATGTACTTAGAGCCAATAATATGCTCACCTTAAGGAAAAAATACAGTGCAAAAACCACCAATTCCTTGCACAGGTTCCGTAAGTACAAGAACATTGCTAAAGATGTAATTGTAACAAGATCTAACCAGGTTTGGGTAAGTGATATCACCTACATTAGAACCTTGAAAGGATTTTGTTATCTAGCTTTGATTACTGATGCCTATTCAAGGAAGATAGTCGGTTATGATCTTAGTGATAGCTTGGAACTAAGCGGTTGTGTTAGGGCATTAAATAAGGCGTTATATCAAGCTAAGGACATTGATGGACTCATACATCACTCTGATAGAGGGATACAATATTGCAGCAATGTATACACTCAGATACTTAAGAGAAAAAACATCGGTATAAGTATGACAGAAGAAAACCATTGCTACGAAAACGCTATGGCTGAGCGTGTAAACGGCATCCTAAAAGATGAGTTCTATCTCGATCAAACCTTTATGGATACAGCCCACGCAAAGAGAGCTACAAAAAATGCCATTAAATTATATAACGAAGTAAGATTACACTTATCTTTAGATTTTAAAACACCTAATATGGTATACAAATTAACCGCTTAAAACTATGTTTAACCTGTAGCCATATTTCAGGACGAGACATATGAGATAACAATACCGCAAATAAAAAACATGTGGAATATATTTAAAAAGCTATTTAGCGGAGAAGAAACTAAAGAAGAGAAATCTCATTTTGATAAGTATCGTGATGATTTAAAGGCTGAAGGTTTATCAACATATGAAGATTTAATTGGACAAGTAAAACCACTGTTAAAGAAAGCCACAAAACTGATCGTTGAGAAACCATCTAGACCACCTGAAAATTCACAATTAAAATCTCATTTTGGTGGGCAACCTTACTTCGAGGAAAATGAAGAATGGCCTAAGACTAAATCAGGTAAAAACTTTGATTTTATTTTCCAAATCTTTAATAACACTGATAATGGATTACCAGATGATATTCAGTTATTTCAATTTTATTATGACTTTGATGAGTTTCCATGGGATTCTGACTCTGAAGGATGGTTAGTAAAAACCTATGACAAAATTAATGAAGATGAAATAAAAATGATTTCTCGCCCAACAGAACTCGAAAAATCCAAATATTGTGAATTGACTTTTGAACCAATTGTGTCTCTCCCAGATTGGCAAGGCCTTTATTCTATTTGCCCCAATGCAAATAAGCTATCTGGCATATTAAATGAGGATTCACCCTGGGAAAACTATGAGAAAGTTTGCAAAAACTTAATTGGAGAGCAAGACTATCAAAGTCAAATTGGAGGTTACCCCAAATGGATACAAGGAGAAAGTACACCAAGGAACCCTAACAATAGCTTAATGGATTTGTTGATTCAAATTGATTCTGAAGAAAATTCTGGGATAATGTGGGGTGACCAAGGAATGATTTATTTCTTTTATAATATTGAAACAAGAAGAATTGAATTCATGCTTCAATGTTATTAAAATGAAACAAATACGGCACACAACACAGTGTATAATTCATTGCTTCCGATTTTCCTCGCGGAAAATCCTCGCAACTTTATTATCTTAGTTTCTTAACTCCGAAAATCCTGCGGATTTTCACGCAACGAAACTATACACAAACCGTTAGCAGCAATTTAATGAAAACGAAAAGCGACTATACAATTTCAATTTTTATTACTTGTCTTGGTACTATTGTAATTCTTCCACTTTTGGTTTCTGGACAAGGCTTGGATAGTCCTATTGGAGTTTTTGGGTGTATCTTGCTTTCATTAATGACATTGGTAGGAATTTGGAAAATTGAATCTTACGAAATTCGAAATAAAAAAATAATTAAAAGAAATTTCTTAGGCCTAATGAAAACGGAATATTCACTAAATGAAATTGTTTCTTTAAATACAAAATTTATTAAAAGTGACATGCCTCAAAACCCTCTGAATATTCTTAAACTATTTATAAACGCTGAAAGATACTTGAATTTTCATATCGCAAATTGTGAATTCAAAGGAAATTCTAAAATGAAAATAGATAGTAGAAGTATTTCGACTATAGAATATAATATAATCATAAGAAAGATTAAATCGAGTATAAAACTTAACAAAACAAACAGCTGCTAACAATATATAACCGCAATTACGGCGGATTCGACTACGTCCGAATCCACTCGGAATTGCTAACGCCAGTTCCAAACCGAAAAACAGTAACTTAAAACCCGTAACTGACGGTTATATGAACCGTTACCACACATTTGAGAAAAACATTAAATTTCATATTAAAAGTAATTGGACTTATAATTCTATTAGTATTTCTATACTTTATTGAATCATTAATTTTCTGGATGATTTTTGGAGAAGGTGCACAGGCAAGCACGGCTGCTGACAAATGGTCGACAAGATTTGTTATGTATATTTCACCACTAATTATTGTTATTGTGCTTGCTTACCGAATGTTTAAAAAGAAATAAACGGAATAAATTGAAAAAGGGAATTTTAAAAACATTGCTGTTTTACGGAATAGGATTTGGTATTGCAGGAATCTCTTATGCTATTATTGGAAACCCATATATTCACGCACCTGGAGTTCATCATCTGATTTTATTTTTGACTTCAATAATCGGATTAATTTGGACTTTAATAAGCATCGGAGTCTACTTTTTCAAAGCAAAAACGGACTCATTGAAAGGAATTATAATTACCAATAGCTTAATAATTATCAGCTGTTTTTTATATGTTTCAATTCCAATTTATTTAAACTCAAACCAAAAGACATTTATTGAATCTAACTTTGTTCGGACTGAAGTTAAAGGAGATACAACAGAATTATATCATAACGACAATCTGATTTATATAAAAGTTAAGGATTCTGTGATTTTAGATTTGAGATAAAAATAAAAGAAATAAAAACGTGTGGTAACACCGTGTATAATTCATTGCTTCCGATTTTCCTAACGGAAAATCCTCGCAACTTTATTATCTTAGTTTCTTAACACGAAAATCCTGCGGATTTTCACGCAACGAAACTATACACAAACCGTTGGCAAACATTAGTACCGATTATGCGTAAATACGAAAAAGTTAAATACACGAAACCGACAGAATTGTTGGTTTTGCTTTTTCCGACTGCCTTTGTTTTTTATTTTACTATCAAAATATTAAACGAATTCTTAAATGGTTCAACACTCAAATTAGTAATCGGACTTTTAGTTTCTATTATCTATTTTGTTGCAATTAAAAAGCTAATCATAAAATCAACTGACTTCAAATTAACTTCCAACAGATTGGAATGGAACAATGAAAAAATAGAATTTGAAAATGTTGAGAGTTATAAAATACATTGGTCAAAAGGTGCTGGACTTAAACTAACCCTAACTAACGGTACAACAAAAAGATTAAGTTCAAACAGTAATTTTTGTAATTCGGACAAGTTTGTTGAATTAATGAGAGATTTAGATAAAGCTTTGGTAAGCCATAACAAGGGAAAAATAAAACGACAAGATTCCATAATGGAAACTAAATTCGGACTTTATTTAGCTATTGTGTTAACTACTATTATAGTTGTCGTTACAGCCTACTCTTTGATTGAAAACAGAAAAATAAATCTATCTAATATAAGCTTGATTACAGTATGTTTAGTTACTATTTGGAGTGGTGTAGTAATAAAAAAATAACGTTTGCCAACACCGTGTATAATTCATTGCTTCTGATTTTCCTCACGGAAAATCCTCGCAACTTTATTATCTTAGTTTCTTAACACGAAAATCCTGCGGATTTTCACGCAACGAAACTATACACAAACCGTTACCAAACAGTTGAAAACCAAACAATGAAACAACTTCTAATTTTAGTTTTAATATTTTCGATTCTATCAAGTTGCGACCAAAAAAAGTCGGACAAAATCCAATCTAAACTTGAACAGAAAACTGAATTAGAAACGGTAAAAGCAAAAAAGCAAATCGATACAATTAATAATTATTGGGCTTTAATTCTCGACACTATTTCAAGCAAAAAAGAATTTAAAATTTTGGACTTAAAACATACTCTTGAAATAAAAACTTATAGTTTAAACGATAGTTCAATTGTTAGGAATTTATCTCAAAAAGGAGAACAAGTCTATTTAGACCATTCTCATAAAATGGTAACTGATTTAAAACTTTTGACCGACTCAATTGTTGACAAAAAACAAATCGACAAAACTAACTTTGAAAAAAAACTGATTCCTGAATTTTACGCCGAATGCAATCTTTTCTCAACAGAAATTGACAGTATTGTGGGAAACAATATTTATCTGACTTCGGACTTAGCTGTTCCTGATACTGACAATCAATGGAGAGTTTGGTATTCGATTAAAATAAATAATAACCGACTTCGTAAATTGGAAATAAAAGAAACTGATTATGTCGGATTATAAAAACCGTTTGGTAACAACGTATAACCGCAATTACGGCGGATTCGACTACGTCCGAATCCACTCGGAATTGCTAACGTAAGTGCTAGACCGAAAATTAAAGTATATTTAAACCGATAACTGACGGTTATACAAACCGTTGGCGTGCATTTGAAAACTGATAAATTTGAGATACGATAAAATTGACATACCAAAATCAAAACAAAAGGGAAGGGTAATAAGAAATACTGGGCTGATTGAGCCCATTTTTGATTATTTCACGTATACCATTTCAACTGGAATATTTCCTTTTATTTCTGGTATTTTCTTCTTCGACCAACTAGAAAAAGGAGAATCTTTGTTCGGGGCTTCAATTCTATTTGGCCTTTCTATAATTCTTTCTGGACTATTACTCTACTCAATAATTAATATCGACAGACTAAAACGTATAAACGGTATTTTAAAAAACAATAACCAACAAGCAATAAAAAACTTAACAGAAAAACTTGGTTGGACTTTACAAATTCACAATCAAAAAGTATCAATTTTATCACCTCCTGGAAATTGGTTCTCAATAAATTGGACAAAACAAATAGTAGTTATTTACGACCGACAAGACATTTTGATTAACTCAACAAGTTATGGCGGACTTAACGAAATGAAATCTCACATGGATTGGTTCGGAAATAGAAAACTAGAAAAGGTTTTAAAAAACTATTTTGAGTATGAAATAAAAAAAACGACACGCCAACACAGTGTATAATTCATTGCTTCCGATTTTCCTCACGGAAAATCCTCGCAACTTTATTATCTTAGTTTCTTAACTCGAAAATCCTGCGGATTTTCACGCAACGAAACTATACACAAACCGTTATGCACAATAAACTCACTCAACTCTGAATGAAATACTTAATGGGAATTTTATCATTTTTAAATTTAGCTTGTTCTAACAAACCGACTGAGAACGACTTATTAATTAAGGAACTTG
Coding sequences within it:
- a CDS encoding IS3 family transposase, which translates into the protein MRAKTKSEGFASLTTVCACFGLKRDAYYKYHTRETERLKLEKRIIEIVKKRRKSLPREGVRKMIKSLDVEFTKANIKVGRDTLLNVLRANNMLTLRKKYSAKTTNSLHRFRKYKNIAKDVIVTRSNQVWVSDITYIRTLKGFCYLALITDAYSRKIVGYDLSDSLELSGCVRALNKALYQAKDIDGLIHHSDRGIQYCSNVYTQILKRKNIGISMTEENHCYENAMAERVNGILKDEFYLDQTFMDTAHAKRATKNAIKLYNEVRLHLSLDFKTPNMVYKLTA
- a CDS encoding transposase; translated protein: MYKNDKVIRRYSESFKLKILDELTTGKLNKNQLGKLYGINPTTINEWIRKYERKDLMNTRVKVETKDEITRIKELQKEIEQLKKLLLKKDLDAMVLDSYLEVAAEKLGYKNVIELKKKLNTKP
- a CDS encoding DUF1963 domain-containing protein, with product MWNIFKKLFSGEETKEEKSHFDKYRDDLKAEGLSTYEDLIGQVKPLLKKATKLIVEKPSRPPENSQLKSHFGGQPYFEENEEWPKTKSGKNFDFIFQIFNNTDNGLPDDIQLFQFYYDFDEFPWDSDSEGWLVKTYDKINEDEIKMISRPTELEKSKYCELTFEPIVSLPDWQGLYSICPNANKLSGILNEDSPWENYEKVCKNLIGEQDYQSQIGGYPKWIQGESTPRNPNNSLMDLLIQIDSEENSGIMWGDQGMIYFFYNIETRRIEFMLQCY
- a CDS encoding toxin-antitoxin system YwqK family antitoxin yields the protein MKKLILGLIITFTINISFGQTEKFDYCNCQDQIDQITPVLNGNFERKCNGILIEKGKFVNGLKNGEWKTYNRKGTLIRKLNYENGILSGKVELFYVNGKQKLAGQFEKGNKEGKGAITPRKERFFPKVPLIIINLLIYGQ